A genomic stretch from Aminobacter aminovorans includes:
- a CDS encoding LysR family transcriptional regulator: MMRVDVNRFGEMEVFVRAVESGGFSAGARALAMSPSAVSKLVSRLENRLGTRLVNRSTRRLQLTPEGCAFYERSVVILADLKEAEQCAAAGEAPRGRLRVNANVPFGKHFLLPLLPRFLERYPEISVDVALSDMVVDLLEARADVAIRAGPMKNSSLVARKLGATRMMIVGAPAYFATRPMPRSADELKRHNLLGPSYVRTMPAWPVLQDGAVVDVVPTGNVQASDGEALRELALAGLGLARIAAFQVRDDLAAGRLASVLEHANPGDLEDVHAVFLGSGGPVPARVRALLDFLAETVDLGGS, translated from the coding sequence ATGATGCGCGTGGACGTCAACCGCTTCGGAGAAATGGAAGTGTTCGTCCGGGCTGTGGAGAGCGGCGGGTTCTCGGCCGGGGCCCGCGCATTGGCGATGTCGCCTTCGGCCGTCAGCAAGCTGGTTTCGCGGCTGGAAAACCGGCTCGGTACGCGGCTGGTCAACCGCTCGACGCGCCGCCTGCAGCTGACGCCGGAAGGCTGCGCCTTCTACGAACGCAGTGTCGTCATCCTTGCCGACCTCAAGGAGGCGGAACAATGCGCGGCAGCCGGCGAGGCGCCGCGCGGGCGCCTGCGCGTCAACGCCAACGTGCCGTTCGGCAAGCATTTCCTGCTGCCGCTGTTGCCGCGCTTCCTGGAACGATATCCCGAGATCTCCGTCGATGTCGCCCTGTCCGATATGGTCGTCGATCTTCTGGAAGCACGCGCCGACGTGGCGATCAGGGCCGGACCGATGAAAAATTCCAGCCTTGTCGCACGCAAGCTCGGCGCGACCCGGATGATGATCGTCGGTGCGCCAGCCTATTTCGCGACACGGCCGATGCCGCGCAGCGCCGACGAACTGAAGCGGCACAATCTGCTTGGCCCGTCTTACGTTCGCACGATGCCGGCCTGGCCGGTGTTGCAGGACGGCGCTGTCGTGGACGTGGTGCCGACCGGCAACGTGCAGGCCAGTGACGGCGAGGCGTTGCGCGAACTGGCGCTCGCAGGGCTGGGGCTGGCTCGCATTGCCGCGTTCCAGGTGCGCGACGATCTGGCGGCAGGCAGATTGGCCAGCGTGCTCGAACACGCCAATCCCGGCGATCTCGAGGATGTACATGCGGTGTTTCTGGGCAGCGGCGGCCCAGTACCGGCGCGGGTGCGGGCGCTGCTCGATTTCCTGGCCGAAACCGTCGATCTCGGTGGTTCCTGA
- a CDS encoding TetR/AcrR family transcriptional regulator, whose protein sequence is MLQTTTEMMEGEGPTARQQDVLDAVLRLLVEEGDRLTMTAVARRASCSKETLYKWFGDRDGLLTATVQWQASKVRVPPVDRKGLDLASLTSSLERFASDWLRVISSDTSIALNRVGVVHAGSDKRDLGAIVLERGRFALGRRLKPVLEAGREAGLLEFDDAETAFRTFFGLVARDVQIRLLLGDRLELTEAGIDGDAVRATQQFLALHRAKTGPKAL, encoded by the coding sequence ATGTTGCAGACGACAACCGAGATGATGGAAGGCGAGGGACCGACAGCACGTCAGCAGGACGTGCTCGACGCGGTGCTGCGCCTGCTCGTCGAGGAGGGCGACAGGCTGACGATGACGGCCGTTGCGCGCCGCGCCAGTTGCTCCAAGGAAACGCTTTACAAATGGTTCGGCGACCGCGACGGCCTTCTGACCGCGACGGTTCAGTGGCAGGCTTCGAAGGTGCGCGTGCCGCCGGTCGACCGCAAGGGCCTGGACCTTGCGTCGCTGACCTCCAGCCTCGAACGCTTTGCTTCCGATTGGCTGCGGGTGATCTCGAGCGACACGTCGATCGCGCTCAATCGGGTCGGCGTGGTGCATGCCGGATCGGACAAGCGCGATCTCGGCGCCATCGTGCTCGAGCGTGGCCGCTTTGCGCTCGGCCGCAGGTTGAAGCCCGTTCTGGAAGCGGGCCGCGAGGCCGGTCTGCTCGAATTCGACGATGCCGAGACGGCATTCCGGACATTCTTCGGGCTGGTCGCCCGCGACGTGCAGATACGTCTGCTGCTCGGCGACCGGCTGGAATTGACTGAGGCGGGGATCGACGGCGACGCCGTGCGGGCAACGCAGCAGTTTCTTGCTCTTCATCGAGCGAAAACCGGGCCCAAGGCCCTCTGA
- the ilvC gene encoding ketol-acid reductoisomerase — MRVYYDRDADLNLIKGKKVAIIGYGSQGRAHALNLKDSGAKELVIGLKAGSATAKKVEADGLKVMTVAEAAKWADLMMMATPDELQADIYRDEIAPNIRDGAAIAFAHGLNVHFGLIEPKATVDVLMVAPKGPGHTVRGEYQKGGGVPCLVAVHQDASGNALDLGLSYACGVGGGRSGIIETNFKEECETDLFGEQVVLCGGLVELIRAGFETLVEGGYAPEMAYFECLHEVKLIVDLIYEGGIANMNYSISNTAEWGEYVTGPRIITEETKAEMKRVLKDIQTGKFTSDWMQEYRSGAARFKGIRRMNDSHQIEEVGAKLRGMMPWIAKNKLVDKTKN; from the coding sequence ATGCGTGTCTATTACGATCGCGATGCCGATCTCAACCTGATCAAGGGCAAGAAGGTCGCCATCATCGGCTACGGCAGCCAGGGCCGCGCGCATGCGCTGAACCTCAAGGATTCGGGCGCCAAGGAACTGGTGATCGGCCTCAAGGCCGGCTCGGCGACCGCCAAGAAGGTCGAGGCCGACGGTCTCAAGGTGATGACCGTTGCCGAGGCCGCCAAGTGGGCCGACCTGATGATGATGGCGACGCCTGACGAACTGCAGGCCGACATCTATCGCGACGAGATCGCTCCGAATATCCGTGACGGTGCTGCGATTGCCTTCGCACACGGCCTCAACGTGCATTTCGGCCTGATCGAGCCGAAGGCGACCGTCGACGTGCTGATGGTCGCGCCGAAGGGCCCGGGCCACACCGTGCGCGGCGAATACCAGAAGGGTGGCGGCGTACCGTGCCTGGTTGCCGTTCACCAGGACGCTTCGGGCAATGCGCTCGACCTCGGCCTGTCCTATGCATGCGGCGTCGGCGGCGGCCGTTCGGGCATCATCGAGACCAACTTCAAGGAAGAGTGCGAAACCGATCTGTTCGGTGAACAGGTCGTCCTCTGCGGCGGTCTGGTCGAGCTGATCCGCGCTGGCTTCGAGACGCTGGTCGAGGGCGGCTATGCGCCCGAGATGGCTTATTTCGAGTGCCTGCACGAAGTGAAGCTGATCGTCGACCTGATCTATGAAGGCGGCATCGCCAACATGAACTACTCGATCTCGAACACTGCCGAGTGGGGCGAGTATGTGACCGGTCCGCGCATCATCACCGAAGAGACCAAGGCCGAGATGAAGCGCGTCCTCAAGGACATCCAGACCGGCAAGTTCACTTCCGACTGGATGCAGGAGTATCGTTCCGGCGCCGCCCGCTTCAAGGGCATCCGCCGCATGAACGACAGCCACCAGATCGAGGAAGTCGGCGCCAAGCTGCGCGGCATGATGCCGTGGATCGCCAAGAACAAGCTGGTCGACAAGACCAAGAACTAA
- a CDS encoding PilZ domain-containing protein, which produces MTADNAEIAENELRRERRNRVLKGAAILTGITNSETRCTIRNMHSNGAEIKISAESRVPDQFLLYVPVDGIAYRCVVRWRKADRIGVQFEGTEPKPHWHYG; this is translated from the coding sequence ATGACGGCCGACAATGCCGAGATTGCCGAAAACGAACTGCGCCGCGAGCGCCGCAACCGCGTCCTCAAGGGCGCCGCGATTCTGACCGGGATCACCAACTCGGAAACCCGCTGTACGATCCGCAACATGCATTCGAACGGCGCCGAGATCAAAATCTCGGCGGAAAGCCGCGTCCCCGACCAGTTCCTGCTTTATGTCCCCGTCGACGGCATTGCCTATCGCTGCGTCGTGCGCTGGCGCAAGGCCGACCGCATCGGCGTCCAGTTCGAAGGCACCGAACCCAAGCCGCACTGGCATTACGGCTGA
- a CDS encoding BA14K family protein — protein MNLSSLARSGLVALGLVTGLPLAASASPAGIGQMPSVVPQATHNIVPAQSHFCPPGSGCYGRRDGSRSDGWRRENWRHNNWRGERWRDDWRWRHRPHRRHFGTGIYLNFGIPAYRNYEPRYVQPRRIYRGGGSAHVQWCYDRYRSYRAWDNTFQPYNGPRRQCWSPYS, from the coding sequence ATGAACCTCTCATCCCTTGCACGTTCCGGGCTTGTCGCGCTCGGTCTTGTCACCGGCCTGCCGCTGGCAGCATCTGCATCGCCGGCCGGCATCGGCCAGATGCCGTCGGTTGTTCCGCAGGCAACACACAACATCGTTCCGGCCCAGAGCCACTTCTGCCCGCCAGGAAGCGGATGCTACGGTCGGCGCGATGGATCGCGCAGCGACGGCTGGCGCCGGGAAAACTGGCGCCACAACAACTGGCGTGGCGAGCGCTGGCGCGACGACTGGCGCTGGCGGCACCGCCCGCATCGGCGCCATTTCGGCACCGGCATCTACCTGAACTTCGGCATACCGGCCTATCGCAATTACGAGCCGCGCTATGTCCAGCCACGCCGCATCTATCGTGGTGGCGGTTCGGCGCACGTCCAGTGGTGCTATGACCGCTATCGCTCGTATCGGGCCTGGGACAACACGTTCCAGCCCTATAACGGTCCGCGCCGGCAATGCTGGTCGCCCTATAGCTGA
- a CDS encoding endonuclease/exonuclease/phosphatase family protein: MSLRLATFNVENLMNRFDYSGYRNQLNEDRTLALFEIHSEAEYRLLEQARAIAHADDMRQLTALAIAETRADIICLQEVDNIEALKAFEYGYLFKMVGQGYQHKYTTSGNDSRGIDVAVMMRAETAHGEPIEFVRMTSHAHVTFEQFGLHTPELAGLGQEPFERIFRRDCLEIDVKIGGKPLTIYSVHFKSMGSPRNGLNGRDATMPVRIAEAKAVRRIIEDRFGKDHSADKRWVICGDMNDYRERLVISGDAYQGHSFTPVKETASCLDVFLADGFAENVVERRPEMDRWTLYHTRGPLERHLCQLDYILLSPSLARTNEQAVPDIVRRGQPWRTIFPPGQEVERYPRAGWDRPKASDHCPVAVTLGIS, from the coding sequence ATGTCGCTGCGCCTTGCCACCTTCAATGTCGAGAACCTGATGAACAGGTTCGATTATTCCGGCTATCGCAATCAGCTCAACGAGGACCGGACGCTCGCGCTGTTCGAGATCCACAGCGAGGCGGAATACCGGCTGCTCGAACAGGCGCGCGCGATCGCGCATGCCGACGACATGCGCCAACTGACGGCACTGGCGATCGCCGAGACCCGTGCCGACATCATCTGCCTGCAGGAAGTCGACAATATCGAGGCGCTGAAGGCGTTCGAGTACGGCTATCTGTTCAAGATGGTGGGGCAGGGTTACCAGCACAAATATACCACCTCGGGCAATGATTCGCGCGGCATCGACGTCGCGGTGATGATGCGGGCGGAAACCGCGCATGGCGAACCGATCGAGTTCGTGCGCATGACCAGCCATGCCCATGTCACCTTCGAGCAGTTCGGGCTGCACACGCCCGAGCTTGCGGGGCTTGGCCAGGAGCCGTTCGAGCGCATCTTTCGGCGTGACTGCCTGGAGATCGACGTCAAGATCGGCGGCAAGCCGCTGACCATCTATTCGGTGCACTTCAAGTCGATGGGTTCGCCGCGCAACGGGCTGAACGGCCGCGATGCGACGATGCCGGTGCGTATCGCCGAGGCCAAGGCGGTGAGACGGATCATCGAAGACCGCTTCGGCAAGGATCATTCCGCCGACAAGCGCTGGGTGATCTGCGGCGACATGAACGATTACCGCGAGCGGCTGGTGATCTCAGGCGATGCCTACCAGGGCCACAGCTTCACTCCGGTGAAGGAGACGGCATCCTGTCTCGATGTGTTCCTTGCCGACGGCTTTGCCGAAAACGTCGTCGAGCGGCGGCCCGAAATGGACCGCTGGACGCTCTATCACACGCGCGGACCGCTCGAGCGGCATCTGTGTCAGCTCGACTACATCCTGCTGTCGCCATCGCTGGCGCGGACAAACGAGCAGGCGGTGCCCGATATCGTGCGCCGTGGCCAGCCCTGGCGGACCATCTTCCCGCCCGGGCAGGAGGTCGAGCGTTATCCGCGCGCCGGCTGGGATCGGCCGAAGGCGTCCGATCACTGCCCGGTGGCCGTGACGCTTGGCATCTCCTGA
- a CDS encoding cupin domain-containing protein, whose amino-acid sequence MAMFLARAGILSGALALVLFQSGSANALDSTPAAKVVVTPLASTTVTANGQPILLPQKNVQVLVSSFEIPPGASLPVHMHPSARYAYVLEGELQVTNAETGKSTSYKKGDFIVEMIGAWHQGANVGAEPVKLLVIDQVEEGTANTLLKK is encoded by the coding sequence ATGGCCATGTTTCTTGCACGTGCGGGTATTCTGTCGGGCGCCCTTGCGCTGGTTCTGTTCCAGAGCGGCAGCGCCAATGCTCTCGACAGCACGCCTGCCGCCAAGGTTGTCGTGACGCCGCTGGCGTCCACGACGGTGACCGCGAACGGACAGCCAATCCTGCTGCCGCAGAAGAACGTGCAGGTGCTGGTGTCCTCCTTCGAGATTCCACCCGGAGCCTCGCTGCCGGTGCACATGCACCCGTCGGCCCGCTACGCCTATGTGCTTGAGGGCGAACTGCAGGTTACCAATGCCGAGACCGGTAAGAGTACCAGCTACAAGAAGGGCGATTTCATCGTCGAGATGATCGGCGCGTGGCATCAGGGCGCAAATGTCGGTGCCGAGCCGGTCAAGCTGCTTGTCATCGATCAGGTCGAGGAAGGCACGGCAAACACGCTGCTGAAGAAGTAG
- a CDS encoding ABC transporter permease, translated as MIWETVRLALRSVRRNALRSFLTLLGIVIGVAAVIAMLTIGSGTTEKVKADISQLGSNLLIVRAGRPAAPGSGPQQTIRQLGDKEVAALTADLEGVRAVSPASQKQVRVVFGTESLTSSITGTDNAYLDARDWKVASGRPFSESEVRGGVNVCLIGETVRQQFFGAGDPDGAAIRVGRVSCKVIGLLEPKGYSGFGQDQDNVVLMPLQAFQRRIAGNRDIDNIYVAADDVTPTSVVQTRIEDIMRDVRRVTADREDDFAVRDMTQIADAMASATATMTGMLGAVAGVSLLVGGIGIMNIMLVSVTERTREIGIRLAIGAHEKHILIQFLVEATVLSLLGGLIGIAIGLALAGAASLALSIPFAPSLAVVLLAVGFSALIGMVFGFFPALRGARLDPIEALRHE; from the coding sequence ATGATCTGGGAGACCGTCCGCCTCGCCCTGCGTTCCGTCCGCCGCAACGCGCTGCGCTCGTTCCTGACGCTGCTCGGCATCGTCATCGGCGTTGCCGCCGTCATTGCCATGCTGACGATCGGCAGTGGCACCACCGAGAAGGTCAAGGCCGACATCTCGCAGCTCGGCAGCAATCTTTTGATCGTCCGTGCCGGCCGCCCGGCCGCTCCCGGCTCGGGCCCGCAGCAGACCATCCGCCAGCTCGGCGACAAGGAGGTCGCAGCCCTCACCGCCGATCTCGAAGGTGTGCGTGCCGTCTCGCCGGCATCGCAGAAGCAGGTGCGCGTCGTCTTCGGCACCGAAAGCCTGACCTCGTCCATCACCGGCACCGACAACGCCTATCTCGATGCCCGCGACTGGAAAGTCGCCTCAGGTCGGCCGTTCAGCGAGTCCGAGGTGCGCGGCGGCGTTAATGTCTGCCTGATCGGCGAGACCGTACGCCAGCAGTTCTTTGGCGCCGGCGATCCCGACGGTGCCGCCATCCGCGTCGGCCGCGTCAGCTGCAAGGTCATCGGCCTGCTCGAGCCGAAGGGTTATTCCGGCTTCGGCCAGGACCAGGACAATGTCGTGCTGATGCCGCTGCAGGCGTTCCAGCGCCGCATCGCCGGCAACCGCGACATCGACAACATCTATGTCGCCGCCGATGACGTGACGCCGACCTCGGTCGTCCAGACGCGGATCGAGGACATCATGCGCGACGTCAGGCGCGTCACCGCCGACCGCGAGGACGATTTTGCGGTCCGCGACATGACCCAGATCGCCGATGCGATGGCCAGCGCCACCGCCACGATGACCGGCATGCTCGGCGCCGTCGCCGGCGTCAGCCTGCTCGTCGGCGGCATCGGTATCATGAACATCATGCTGGTGTCGGTCACCGAACGCACCCGCGAGATCGGCATACGCCTCGCCATCGGCGCGCATGAGAAGCACATCCTGATCCAGTTCCTGGTCGAGGCAACGGTGCTGTCGCTGCTCGGCGGGCTGATCGGCATCGCCATCGGCCTGGCGCTGGCTGGTGCCGCCTCACTGGCGCTGTCGATCCCGTTTGCGCCAAGCCTTGCGGTGGTGCTGCTTGCCGTCGGCTTCTCGGCGCTGATCGGCATGGTGTTCGGCTTCTTCCCGGCGCTGCGCGGCGCGCGCCTCGACCCGATCGAGGCGCTCAGGCACGAATAG
- a CDS encoding ABC transporter ATP-binding protein: protein MTTAPLIVFDKVWKTYGQGEAEVRALAGIDLAIDQGEFVAIMGPSGSGKSTAMNIVGCLDTPSSGRYGFMGTDAGRLDRNRRAMLRNLYIGFVFQGYNLLPRTTAVENVELPLIYRGAAAHERRALAMQALAEVGLEGREHHTPAELSGGQQQRVAIARAIVTRPTLLVADEPTGNLDTARSHEIMELLTRLNEDAGLTIVMVTHEADIAAYAGRTIAFRDGHVASDTTKLEAV, encoded by the coding sequence ATGACCACCGCGCCACTCATCGTCTTCGACAAGGTCTGGAAGACCTACGGCCAGGGCGAAGCCGAGGTTCGCGCGCTCGCCGGCATCGATCTGGCGATCGACCAAGGCGAATTCGTCGCCATCATGGGCCCATCGGGCTCCGGTAAGTCGACGGCGATGAACATTGTCGGCTGCCTCGATACGCCAAGCTCCGGACGCTACGGCTTCATGGGCACCGACGCCGGCCGGCTCGACCGCAACCGCCGCGCCATGCTGCGCAATCTATACATCGGCTTCGTCTTCCAGGGCTACAACCTGCTGCCGCGCACCACCGCTGTGGAGAATGTCGAGCTGCCGTTGATCTATCGCGGCGCAGCCGCGCATGAGCGCCGCGCGCTGGCCATGCAGGCCCTCGCCGAGGTTGGCCTCGAGGGCCGTGAGCACCACACGCCCGCCGAACTGTCCGGCGGTCAGCAGCAGCGCGTGGCGATCGCGCGCGCCATCGTCACCCGGCCCACCCTTCTTGTCGCCGACGAGCCGACCGGCAATCTCGACACCGCCCGCAGTCACGAGATCATGGAGTTGCTGACCCGCCTCAACGAGGATGCCGGCCTCACCATCGTCATGGTCACCCACGAGGCCGATATCGCCGCCTATGCCGGCCGCACCATCGCCTTCCGCGACGGTCACGTCGCATCCGACACCACAAAGCTGGAGGCGGTGTAA
- a CDS encoding efflux RND transporter periplasmic adaptor subunit, giving the protein MDQLTNRPQPASTPSIEAALGLDSNGRATRRRRSWLWLLVALVAAACAYAGYSWFATPSEKLVYTTQAAEIGDLTVEVSATGNLQPLTQVDISSELSGVVRSVAVVENQQVKKGDVLASLDTTRLSAQIERAQASAKAAAAKVEDTRTTLSQNAQALTRAQELAKRGMATTQALEAATAERDRAQSALDMAEANLAISEADLKLQQADLAKSTIYAPIDGVLLTRSVNPGQTVASSMQAPVLFVLAADLSQMELKAAVDEADIGSVAKGQNARFTVDAFPDRSFKATIRDIAYAAVTTDGVVTYNAWLEVANDELLLRPGMTATVSIVTREAKAVLTVPATAFRYRPVPVARSSGFSLQNLFLGRPNRGPTDRSRPASTPTDGLRTLYVLKNGAPVAVRVKTGSTDGDRTEIVSGLAAGDAVITASSSARAN; this is encoded by the coding sequence TTGGACCAGCTTACAAATCGCCCGCAACCGGCGAGCACGCCATCGATAGAGGCAGCCCTTGGCCTCGACAGCAACGGCCGCGCCACGCGCCGCCGCCGGAGCTGGCTGTGGCTGCTGGTGGCGCTGGTCGCTGCGGCCTGCGCCTATGCCGGCTATTCCTGGTTCGCAACGCCTTCCGAGAAGCTGGTCTACACCACCCAGGCCGCCGAGATCGGCGATCTGACCGTCGAGGTGTCGGCGACGGGCAACCTGCAGCCCCTCACCCAGGTCGACATTTCGAGCGAACTGTCGGGTGTCGTCCGCTCGGTCGCGGTGGTCGAAAACCAGCAGGTCAAGAAAGGCGACGTGCTCGCCTCCCTCGACACGACGCGGCTTTCCGCCCAGATCGAGCGTGCCCAGGCGTCCGCCAAGGCTGCCGCCGCCAAGGTCGAAGACACACGCACCACCTTGTCGCAGAATGCCCAGGCGCTCACCCGGGCCCAGGAACTGGCAAAGCGCGGCATGGCCACCACCCAGGCGCTGGAAGCCGCCACCGCCGAACGCGACCGCGCCCAGAGCGCGCTCGACATGGCCGAAGCCAACCTCGCCATCTCGGAAGCCGACCTCAAGCTGCAGCAGGCCGACCTTGCCAAGAGCACGATCTATGCCCCCATCGATGGCGTGTTGCTGACGCGCTCGGTCAATCCGGGCCAGACGGTGGCGTCCTCCATGCAGGCGCCGGTGCTGTTCGTGCTCGCCGCTGACCTGTCCCAGATGGAGCTCAAGGCGGCGGTCGACGAAGCCGACATCGGTTCGGTGGCGAAGGGCCAGAACGCCCGCTTCACCGTCGACGCCTTTCCCGACCGCAGCTTCAAGGCGACGATCCGCGACATCGCCTATGCCGCTGTCACCACAGACGGCGTGGTCACCTACAATGCCTGGCTCGAAGTCGCCAATGACGAGCTCCTGCTGCGTCCGGGCATGACGGCGACGGTGTCGATCGTCACCCGCGAGGCCAAGGCTGTGCTAACAGTGCCGGCCACGGCCTTCCGCTACCGCCCCGTGCCTGTCGCCCGCAGCAGTGGCTTCAGCCTGCAGAACCTTTTCCTAGGCCGCCCCAACCGCGGCCCGACCGACCGCAGCCGACCGGCCTCGACGCCGACCGACGGCTTGCGAACACTCTATGTGCTCAAGAACGGCGCGCCGGTCGCAGTCAGGGTCAAGACCGGCTCCACCGACGGCGACCGTACGGAGATCGTCTCCGGGCTTGCGGCCGGCGATGCGGTCATCACCGCCTCGTCATCCGCCAGGGCCAATTGA
- a CDS encoding PhzF family phenazine biosynthesis protein: MTGGRKYFVYDVFTENRLAGNPLAVVVDAKGLSTAQMQAIAREFNLSETSFVLPPESAKHKARVRIFTPDYEMPFAGHPTVGTAIALTEMAQGDDLAGIFVLEENIGLVRCAVNKVGDSLFAEFDLPKLPEPMPLAASTDAVAAALGLAPHEIGFENHRVSLWSAGVPYITVPVADTKVAARIRFDNEAWFTFSPRKNDSAVASAYVYCRETVGHENAFHARMIVPGSPSYEDPATGSAAAAFAGAIMEFDRPTDGAQRFWIEQGIEMGRPSRIRLELEISGGKLASARIGGHAVRVAEGVLRV; the protein is encoded by the coding sequence ATGACGGGCGGACGCAAGTATTTTGTCTATGACGTCTTCACCGAAAACAGGCTTGCCGGCAACCCCCTTGCCGTGGTCGTCGATGCCAAGGGGTTGAGCACGGCGCAGATGCAGGCCATCGCCAGGGAGTTCAACCTGTCGGAGACCTCCTTCGTGCTGCCGCCGGAAAGCGCGAAGCATAAGGCACGGGTGCGCATATTCACACCTGACTACGAGATGCCGTTTGCCGGTCACCCGACCGTCGGCACGGCGATCGCGCTGACCGAGATGGCGCAAGGTGATGATCTTGCCGGCATTTTTGTCCTCGAAGAGAACATCGGCTTGGTGCGCTGTGCCGTGAACAAGGTCGGCGACAGCCTGTTTGCCGAATTCGACCTGCCGAAACTCCCCGAACCGATGCCGCTGGCCGCCAGCACCGATGCGGTTGCCGCAGCGCTTGGACTTGCGCCACACGAGATCGGCTTTGAAAATCATCGTGTGTCGCTGTGGTCTGCGGGCGTGCCCTACATCACCGTGCCGGTGGCGGACACCAAGGTTGCGGCAAGAATTCGATTCGACAACGAGGCCTGGTTCACCTTTTCGCCGCGTAAGAACGACTCGGCGGTGGCCAGCGCCTATGTCTATTGCCGCGAGACGGTGGGGCACGAAAATGCCTTCCACGCCAGGATGATCGTTCCCGGTAGCCCGTCCTACGAAGATCCGGCGACAGGTTCGGCGGCCGCCGCCTTTGCGGGGGCGATCATGGAGTTCGACAGGCCGACCGACGGGGCGCAGCGATTCTGGATCGAACAGGGCATCGAGATGGGTCGACCCTCCAGGATCAGGCTGGAGCTCGAGATATCGGGCGGCAAGCTGGCTTCGGCGCGTATCGGCGGACACGCCGTGCGGGTGGCCGAGGGCGTTCTGCGGGTTTGA
- a CDS encoding glycine zipper domain-containing protein, whose product MMKLVLSLALLVPLAACSQTEQGAAIGGLGGAAIGSAVAAPGNRAEGALVGGAVGAVAGALIGRANEPNRCRYRDRYGRTYLAECPRGYY is encoded by the coding sequence ATGATGAAACTCGTATTGAGTCTTGCACTTCTGGTGCCGCTGGCAGCCTGCTCGCAGACCGAACAGGGTGCAGCCATTGGCGGTCTTGGCGGCGCGGCGATCGGCAGTGCCGTTGCCGCACCCGGAAACCGGGCCGAAGGTGCGCTCGTCGGCGGCGCCGTCGGTGCCGTTGCCGGCGCCCTGATCGGCCGGGCAAACGAGCCGAACCGCTGCCGCTATCGCGACCGCTATGGACGCACCTATCTGGCAGAATGCCCGCGCGGCTATTACTGA
- a CDS encoding LLM class flavin-dependent oxidoreductase, translated as MQIDFTHCPGGVADKDELHSSFFSDTAVAVQRLRQLERAGFDRVLIDDMGGLLANMDLASLALRSTQSIGVLVSHWPGIVAPVVAARQFAAFDQIGSGRLALRVPPSRDLRETNDDSGLVATLGRTDEYLMLLKRLWSNAQPFDHEGLFYRIHGGFVPMKAADGAAIPLQLGGLSGMALKIAGRHADRFELPVGGFDDTLRLIERVRVAAEPFGRAQRIRFSLPVLVGQVQAGEGGQQDWQLTGEPEHVVSVLAGFVELGVSDFIVHGLDDAEAVEAFGRQVIPALRKAFRRHDPAPTHLRKRPVVLRRIV; from the coding sequence ATGCAGATCGACTTCACCCATTGCCCGGGCGGCGTTGCCGACAAGGACGAACTTCACTCTTCCTTCTTTTCCGACACGGCGGTTGCCGTGCAGAGGCTGCGCCAGCTCGAAAGGGCGGGTTTCGACCGCGTTCTCATCGACGACATGGGCGGCCTGCTTGCCAATATGGACTTGGCGTCGCTTGCGCTGCGCAGCACGCAGTCGATCGGTGTGCTTGTTTCGCATTGGCCCGGAATCGTGGCGCCCGTGGTGGCCGCCCGGCAGTTTGCGGCCTTCGACCAGATCGGCTCAGGCCGGCTGGCATTGCGGGTGCCGCCGAGCCGCGACCTGCGCGAAACCAACGACGACAGCGGCCTCGTCGCCACGTTGGGGCGCACCGACGAATATCTGATGCTGCTCAAGCGTCTGTGGAGCAATGCGCAGCCCTTCGACCATGAGGGTCTGTTCTACCGCATCCATGGCGGCTTCGTGCCGATGAAGGCAGCCGACGGAGCCGCAATCCCGCTGCAGCTCGGCGGACTTTCCGGCATGGCGCTCAAGATCGCAGGCCGGCACGCCGACAGGTTCGAGCTGCCGGTAGGCGGCTTCGACGACACGTTGCGGCTGATCGAGCGCGTGAGGGTTGCAGCCGAGCCCTTTGGCCGGGCCCAGCGCATCCGCTTCTCGTTGCCGGTGCTTGTCGGGCAGGTGCAGGCTGGCGAGGGCGGGCAGCAGGATTGGCAGCTGACTGGCGAGCCGGAGCACGTCGTTTCTGTGCTGGCTGGCTTTGTCGAACTCGGGGTGAGCGATTTCATCGTTCACGGGCTCGACGATGCCGAAGCGGTCGAGGCCTTCGGGCGTCAGGTCATACCGGCGTTGCGCAAGGCATTTCGCCGCCACGATCCCGCGCCGACCCATTTGCGCAAGCGGCCGGTGGTGCTGCGCCGCATTGTCTGA